Proteins from a single region of Streptomyces spinoverrucosus:
- a CDS encoding alpha-mannosidase, with the protein MHDERRRIEERVERVHHQRVKPAIYAATVPLTVESWQAPGEPVPFAQAAEAPYEPFAMDTPWGPPWGTTWFRMRGHVPAGWAGRRVEAVIDLGFVGDWPGNQAEALVHRADGTPLKAVNPQNQYVPIAHPAAGGESVDYLVEAASNPDILANDFAGPTPLGDVRTAGDKPLYTFRRADLAILDEEVWHLSLDLQVLRELMLELGEHDPRRHEIMHALDRAMDALDLDDISGTAADARTVLCPVLAKPAHASAHTLSAVGHAHIDSAWLWPIRETKRKTSRTFSNVTALAEEYDEFVFACSQAQQYEWVRDNYPQVWERIKKAVADGSWAPVGGMWVEADGNLPGGEAMARQLIHGKRFFMEHFGIETKGVWLPDSFGYTAAYPQLAKLAGNEWFLTQKISWNQTNKFPHHTFWWEGIDGTRIFTHFPPVDTYNAEFSGKEMAHAVRNYQDKGRGTTSLAPFGHGDGGGGPTREMLERARRLADLEGSAKVRIEHPDAFFAAARAEYPDAPVWAGELYLELHRATYTTQARTKQGNRRSEHRLREAELWATTAALHAPGYSYPYERLDRLWKTVLLHQFHDILPGSSIAWVHREAEAEYARVARELETLTREAVAALGAGEGRAFNTSPFERTEVVRTAEGETRYVSVPGSGSAPLVGVEPPQPVTVTDRTLDNGLVRVELADDGTLASVRDLRAGREVLAGPGNLLRLHTDLPNYWDAWDIDKHYKNRYTDLLDAESVTVVEQDPLLGALRVERSFGRGSRITQTITLRSGSPRIDIETEIDWHEAEKILKAAFPVDLRAPHSSAEIQFGHVQRPTHTNTSWESARFEVSGHRWVHIGEPGYGVAVLNDSTYGHDVSRTVREDGGTTTTVALSLVRAPRVPDPEADQGRHRFTYALLPGATVEDAVAEGYALNLPLRVADSAGAPEPVVSVAGAGVTVEAVKLADDRSGDVVVRLYESRGGRATGVLRPGFPLADAQVTDLLERPLGEADVDAGAVRVELRPFQILTLRLRRS; encoded by the coding sequence ATGCACGACGAACGCCGCCGGATCGAGGAGCGCGTCGAGCGCGTCCACCACCAGCGCGTCAAGCCCGCGATCTACGCCGCCACCGTCCCGCTCACGGTCGAGTCCTGGCAGGCACCGGGCGAGCCGGTCCCGTTCGCCCAGGCCGCCGAGGCCCCGTACGAGCCGTTCGCCATGGACACCCCGTGGGGGCCGCCCTGGGGCACCACCTGGTTCCGCATGCGCGGACATGTCCCCGCCGGCTGGGCCGGCCGGCGCGTCGAGGCGGTCATCGACCTCGGCTTCGTCGGCGACTGGCCCGGCAACCAGGCCGAGGCCCTGGTCCACCGCGCCGACGGCACCCCGCTCAAGGCGGTCAACCCGCAGAACCAGTACGTCCCGATCGCCCACCCGGCCGCAGGCGGGGAGTCGGTCGACTACCTGGTCGAGGCGGCCTCGAACCCCGACATCCTGGCGAACGACTTCGCCGGGCCGACTCCCCTGGGAGACGTGCGCACCGCCGGGGACAAGCCCCTCTACACCTTCCGCCGCGCCGACCTCGCGATCCTCGACGAGGAGGTCTGGCACCTCTCCCTCGACCTTCAGGTGCTGCGTGAACTGATGCTGGAGCTGGGCGAGCACGACCCGCGCCGCCACGAGATCATGCACGCCCTGGACCGGGCGATGGACGCCCTGGACCTGGACGACATCTCCGGTACGGCGGCCGACGCCCGCACGGTCCTTTGCCCCGTCCTCGCCAAGCCCGCGCACGCCAGCGCGCACACCCTCTCCGCCGTCGGCCACGCGCACATCGACTCCGCGTGGCTGTGGCCGATCCGCGAGACCAAGCGGAAGACCTCCCGCACCTTCTCCAACGTCACGGCGCTCGCCGAGGAGTACGACGAGTTCGTCTTCGCCTGCTCGCAGGCCCAGCAGTACGAGTGGGTGCGCGACAACTACCCGCAGGTGTGGGAGCGGATCAAGAAGGCGGTCGCCGACGGCAGCTGGGCCCCGGTCGGCGGCATGTGGGTGGAGGCCGACGGCAACCTGCCCGGCGGTGAGGCCATGGCCCGCCAGCTGATCCACGGCAAGCGCTTCTTCATGGAGCACTTCGGCATCGAGACCAAGGGCGTGTGGCTGCCCGACTCCTTCGGCTACACCGCCGCCTACCCGCAACTCGCCAAGCTCGCGGGCAACGAGTGGTTCCTCACCCAGAAGATCTCCTGGAACCAGACCAACAAGTTCCCGCACCACACCTTCTGGTGGGAGGGCATCGACGGCACCCGCATCTTCACCCACTTCCCGCCCGTCGACACCTACAACGCCGAGTTCTCCGGCAAGGAGATGGCTCACGCCGTCCGCAACTACCAGGACAAGGGCCGCGGTACGACGTCCCTGGCGCCCTTCGGTCACGGCGACGGCGGCGGCGGTCCCACCCGCGAGATGCTGGAACGCGCCCGGCGCCTGGCCGACCTGGAAGGCTCGGCGAAGGTCCGGATCGAACACCCGGACGCCTTCTTCGCCGCCGCCCGCGCGGAGTACCCGGACGCCCCGGTCTGGGCCGGCGAGCTCTACCTGGAGCTGCACCGCGCCACGTACACCACCCAGGCCCGCACCAAGCAGGGCAACCGCCGCAGCGAACACCGGCTGCGCGAGGCGGAGTTGTGGGCGACCACGGCGGCCCTCCACGCGCCCGGCTACTCCTACCCGTACGAGCGGCTCGACCGGCTGTGGAAGACGGTCCTGCTCCACCAGTTCCACGACATCCTGCCGGGCTCGTCGATCGCCTGGGTGCACCGCGAGGCGGAGGCGGAGTACGCGCGGGTGGCGCGGGAGCTGGAGACGCTGACACGGGAGGCCGTCGCGGCCCTGGGCGCGGGGGAGGGGCGGGCGTTCAACACCAGTCCGTTCGAGCGGACCGAGGTGGTGCGCACGGCCGAGGGCGAGACCAGGTACGTGAGCGTCCCGGGGAGCGGCAGCGCGCCCCTCGTCGGGGTGGAACCCCCGCAGCCCGTGACCGTCACCGACCGCACCCTCGACAACGGCCTGGTCCGCGTCGAACTCGCCGACGACGGCACCCTCGCCTCCGTCCGCGACCTGCGCGCGGGCCGCGAGGTCCTCGCCGGACCGGGCAACCTGCTCCGCCTCCACACGGATCTGCCCAACTACTGGGACGCCTGGGACATCGACAAGCACTACAAGAACCGCTACACCGACCTGCTGGACGCCGAGTCCGTCACCGTCGTGGAGCAGGACCCCCTGCTGGGCGCCCTGAGGGTCGAACGCTCCTTCGGCCGGGGTTCGCGGATCACCCAGACGATCACCCTCCGCTCCGGCAGCCCCCGCATCGACATCGAGACCGAGATCGACTGGCACGAGGCCGAGAAGATCCTCAAGGCGGCCTTCCCGGTGGACCTGCGCGCACCCCACTCCTCCGCCGAGATCCAGTTCGGACACGTCCAGCGCCCCACGCACACCAACACCAGCTGGGAGTCGGCCCGCTTCGAGGTCTCCGGCCACCGCTGGGTGCACATCGGCGAACCCGGTTACGGCGTCGCGGTCCTCAACGACTCGACATACGGCCACGACGTCTCCCGCACGGTCCGCGAGGACGGCGGTACGACCACCACCGTCGCCCTCAGCCTGGTGCGCGCCCCGCGCGTCCCGGACCCGGAGGCGGACCAGGGCCGCCACCGCTTCACCTACGCGCTGCTGCCCGGAGCGACCGTCGAGGACGCCGTCGCCGAGGGCTACGCCCTCAACCTCCCGCTGCGCGTCGCGGACTCGGCGGGCGCCCCCGAGCCCGTCGTCTCCGTGGCCGGCGCGGGCGTGACCGTCGAGGCGGTGAAGCTCGCCGACGACCGGTCCGGCGACGTCGTCGTACGGCTCTACGAGTCCCGCGGCGGCCGCGCCACCGGCGTCCTGCGCCCCGGCTTCCCGCTCGCGGACGCTCAGGTCACCGACCTTCTGGAACGCCCGCTCGGGGAAGCGGACGTCGACGCCGGAGCCGTGCGCGTCGAGCTGCGGCCCTTCCAGATCCTGACCCTGCGCCTGCGGAGGAGCTGA
- a CDS encoding extracellular solute-binding protein: protein MRLSRRGLLRAGLAGTAATALGGLASGCAVPTGSTGRNMVLWYWSGGLSDTVVKEARARYDDVVTLKAQQIGGYYRPKLITTMAGRAHIPDIAGLKGEDMASYLPNADQFVDLRTLGADKLKGQYLDWKWQQAVAPDGSLIGFPIDVGPVVQYYQPAVYDKAGLPSEPDDVSREMDTWEKFFAAGEQLKKRIPGTYILTDVGSVFEMSIGQGTTRFVDRDRHFIGDGEHVRTCWDRAVEAKRRGIVSNIVTGTPDSISATEKGHLPSQLNASWAAGDLKLQYPKTEGNWRVADCPGGPSNVGGSFLSITKACREPERAFEIIAWMLNADNQAQGFVEAGLFPSTPASYGMKKLREPDPFFGDQITMDVYGPAAEKIPVAYNSPYDVALGQPIRDEIKNVGVLGKDPEKAWSDAMSKCRRIADHLGVSR from the coding sequence GTGCGGCTCTCACGAAGAGGCCTGCTGCGCGCGGGCCTGGCCGGTACGGCCGCCACGGCGCTCGGCGGCCTGGCGTCCGGCTGCGCCGTTCCGACCGGTTCGACCGGCCGGAACATGGTCCTGTGGTACTGGAGCGGCGGTCTGAGCGACACCGTCGTCAAGGAGGCCAGGGCCCGCTACGACGACGTCGTCACCCTCAAGGCCCAGCAGATCGGCGGCTACTACCGGCCCAAGCTGATCACCACCATGGCCGGCCGTGCCCACATCCCCGACATCGCGGGGCTCAAGGGCGAGGACATGGCCTCCTACCTGCCCAACGCCGACCAGTTCGTGGACCTGCGCACGCTCGGCGCCGACAAGCTCAAGGGCCAGTACCTGGACTGGAAGTGGCAGCAGGCGGTCGCCCCGGACGGCAGCCTCATCGGGTTCCCGATCGACGTGGGACCGGTCGTGCAGTACTACCAGCCCGCCGTCTACGACAAGGCCGGACTGCCGTCCGAGCCCGACGACGTCTCCCGCGAGATGGACACCTGGGAGAAGTTCTTCGCGGCGGGCGAGCAACTGAAGAAGCGGATACCGGGAACGTACATCCTCACCGACGTCGGCAGCGTCTTCGAGATGTCGATCGGCCAGGGCACCACGCGGTTCGTGGACAGGGACCGTCACTTCATCGGCGACGGCGAGCACGTCCGCACCTGCTGGGACCGGGCCGTGGAGGCCAAGCGTCGCGGGATCGTGTCGAACATCGTGACGGGCACGCCCGACTCGATCTCGGCCACCGAGAAGGGCCACCTGCCCAGCCAGCTCAACGCCTCCTGGGCGGCCGGCGACCTCAAGCTGCAGTATCCGAAGACCGAGGGCAACTGGCGGGTCGCCGACTGCCCCGGCGGTCCCTCGAACGTCGGCGGCTCGTTCCTGTCGATCACCAAGGCGTGCCGGGAGCCGGAGCGGGCCTTCGAGATCATCGCCTGGATGCTCAACGCCGACAACCAGGCGCAGGGGTTCGTCGAGGCCGGGCTCTTCCCGTCCACCCCCGCCTCGTACGGGATGAAGAAGCTGCGCGAGCCGGACCCGTTCTTCGGCGACCAGATCACGATGGACGTCTACGGCCCGGCCGCCGAGAAGATCCCGGTCGCCTACAACAGCCCGTACGACGTCGCACTCGGGCAGCCGATCCGGGACGAGATCAAGAACGTCGGTGTCCTCGGCAAGGACCCGGAGAAGGCCTGGAGTGACGCCATGAGCAAGTGCCGGCGTATCGCGGACCACCTGGGGGTGAGCCGCTGA
- a CDS encoding DeoR/GlpR family DNA-binding transcription regulator, which produces MLAERRHQLILRALRSGGPAAVTDLSEQLGVSPATIRRDLVKLEEDGLLTRVHGGAVAEEGDQPFAEVAEVRVPEKDAIAAHAAAMIEDGQSVLLDIGTTAYRLARQLHGRRLTVITSNLVVYEELADDEGIELVLLGGMVRREYRSLVGFLTEDNLRQLHADWLFLGTSGVRPGGQVMDTTVVEVPVKRAMIRAGEKVVLLADAAKFPGTGMAKVCGPEDLDVVVTNAPVNAATRASLEEAGVEVVVAGKVRA; this is translated from the coding sequence GTGCTGGCAGAACGACGACACCAACTCATCCTGCGCGCCCTGCGCTCCGGCGGCCCCGCCGCCGTGACCGACCTCTCCGAGCAACTCGGCGTGAGCCCCGCCACCATCCGCCGTGACCTGGTGAAACTGGAGGAGGACGGACTGCTCACCCGGGTGCACGGCGGCGCCGTGGCCGAGGAGGGCGACCAGCCCTTCGCCGAGGTTGCCGAGGTCCGCGTGCCCGAGAAGGACGCCATAGCCGCGCACGCGGCCGCGATGATCGAGGACGGTCAGTCGGTGCTGCTCGACATCGGCACCACCGCCTACCGGCTGGCCCGCCAGCTGCACGGCCGCCGGCTCACCGTGATCACCAGCAACCTGGTGGTCTACGAGGAACTCGCCGACGACGAGGGCATCGAACTGGTGCTGCTCGGCGGCATGGTCCGCCGCGAGTACCGCTCCCTGGTCGGGTTCCTCACCGAGGACAACCTGCGCCAGCTGCACGCCGACTGGCTCTTCCTCGGCACCAGCGGGGTGCGGCCGGGCGGGCAGGTGATGGACACGACCGTCGTCGAGGTGCCGGTCAAGCGGGCCATGATCAGGGCCGGTGAAAAGGTCGTACTGCTCGCGGACGCGGCGAAGTTCCCGGGTACGGGTATGGCGAAGGTCTGCGGTCCCGAGGACCTGGACGTGGTGGTGACGAACGCGCCGGTGAACGCGGCGACGCGGGCCTCCCTGGAGGAGGCCGGTGTCGAGGTGGTCGTGGCAGGAAAGGTACGAGCGTGA
- a CDS encoding 6-phospho-beta-glucosidase: MRLTILGGGGFRVPLVYGALLGDHAEGRVTHVVLHDLDPRRLDAVTRVLAEQAAGVPDAPEVTATTDLDEALRGADFVFSAIRVGGLEGRANDERVALAEGVLGQETVGAGGIAYGLRTVPVAVDIARRVARLAPDAWVINFTNPAGLVTEAMSRHLGDRVIGICDSPVGLGRRIARVLGVKNPAQAWIDYVGLNHLGWVRGLRVAGRDELPRLLADPELLGSFEEGKLFGVDWLRSLGAIPNEYLHYYYFNREAVRAYQEAERTRGAFLRDQQARFYEEMRDPDAPALRAWDATRAEREATYMAENRETAGAGERDADDLSGGYEKVALALMRAIARDERTTLILNVRNRSTLSVLDSDAVIEVPCLVDANGAHPVAVDPLPGHATGLVCSVKAVEREVLSAAESGSRRTAVKAFALHPLVDSVNVARRLVDGYTAVHPGLSYLT, translated from the coding sequence GTGAGGCTGACGATTCTGGGCGGCGGCGGATTCCGGGTGCCGCTCGTGTACGGGGCGCTCCTCGGGGACCACGCCGAGGGCCGGGTCACCCATGTCGTGCTGCACGACCTGGACCCCCGTCGTCTGGACGCGGTCACGCGAGTACTGGCGGAACAAGCCGCCGGTGTCCCCGACGCGCCCGAGGTCACCGCCACCACCGACCTCGACGAGGCCCTGCGCGGCGCCGACTTCGTCTTCTCCGCGATCCGCGTCGGCGGCCTGGAGGGCAGGGCGAACGACGAGCGGGTCGCGCTCGCCGAGGGCGTCCTCGGCCAGGAGACGGTCGGCGCGGGCGGCATCGCCTACGGCCTGCGCACGGTCCCGGTCGCCGTCGACATCGCCCGGCGCGTCGCCCGCCTCGCCCCCGACGCCTGGGTCATCAACTTCACCAACCCCGCCGGACTGGTCACCGAGGCCATGTCCCGCCACCTCGGCGACCGCGTCATCGGCATCTGCGACTCGCCGGTCGGCCTGGGCCGCCGTATCGCCCGCGTGCTCGGCGTGAAGAACCCGGCACAGGCGTGGATCGACTACGTCGGCCTCAACCACCTCGGCTGGGTGCGCGGCCTGCGCGTCGCCGGCCGCGACGAACTGCCACGCCTGCTCGCCGACCCCGAGCTGCTCGGCTCCTTCGAGGAGGGCAAGCTCTTCGGCGTCGACTGGCTGCGATCGCTGGGCGCGATCCCCAACGAGTACCTGCACTACTACTACTTCAACCGCGAGGCCGTCCGCGCCTACCAGGAGGCCGAGCGGACGCGCGGCGCCTTCCTCCGTGACCAACAGGCCCGTTTCTACGAGGAGATGCGCGACCCGGACGCCCCCGCGCTGCGGGCCTGGGACGCCACCCGCGCCGAACGCGAGGCCACCTACATGGCCGAGAACCGTGAGACCGCCGGCGCCGGCGAACGCGACGCCGACGACCTGTCCGGCGGCTACGAGAAGGTGGCGCTGGCGTTGATGCGGGCCATCGCCCGCGACGAGCGCACGACCCTGATCCTCAACGTCCGCAACCGCAGCACCCTGTCGGTCCTCGACTCCGACGCCGTCATCGAGGTCCCGTGCCTCGTCGACGCCAACGGCGCCCACCCGGTCGCCGTCGACCCGCTGCCCGGCCACGCCACCGGCCTGGTCTGCTCGGTCAAGGCCGTCGAGCGCGAGGTACTGTCCGCCGCCGAGTCCGGCTCCCGCAGGACGGCCGTGAAGGCCTTCGCGCTGCACCCGCTGGTCGACTCGGTCAACGTCGCCCGGCGGCTCGTCGACGGCTACACGGCCGTCCACCCCGGCCTCTCGTACCTCACGTAG
- a CDS encoding sulfotransferase family protein, with translation MDSPVFVLSSVRSGSTLLRVLLNSHSRVRAPHEMHLRTVHVQLTRDFTAAAMRELQLDKQELEHVLWDRILHLELTRSGKDVIVDKTPPNTLIWPRLQRCWPNARYILLLRHPGAIIASLTDRRQDPDLEAIHDEVLGYAEKLEEARRHLDGAHVITYEELTAEPEKTTRGVCEYLGVEWESGMLDYGNRDHGTFRPQLGDWSNTIKSGRIQPARTADPTSELPPRLAELAKAWGYPT, from the coding sequence GTGGACTCGCCGGTCTTCGTGCTCTCCTCGGTGCGCTCCGGCTCGACCCTCCTGCGGGTCCTGCTCAACAGCCACAGCCGCGTCCGCGCCCCGCACGAGATGCACCTGCGCACGGTCCACGTGCAGCTCACCCGCGACTTCACCGCGGCCGCCATGCGGGAACTCCAGCTCGACAAGCAGGAGCTGGAGCACGTCCTGTGGGACCGCATCCTGCACCTGGAGCTGACCCGCAGCGGCAAGGACGTCATCGTCGACAAGACGCCGCCCAACACCCTCATCTGGCCCCGGCTGCAGCGATGTTGGCCGAACGCCCGCTACATACTCCTGCTCCGCCACCCGGGCGCGATCATCGCCTCCCTGACCGACCGCCGCCAGGATCCCGACCTTGAGGCCATCCACGACGAGGTGCTCGGGTACGCCGAGAAGCTGGAGGAGGCGCGCCGGCACCTCGACGGCGCGCACGTGATCACGTACGAGGAACTCACCGCCGAGCCGGAGAAGACGACGCGCGGCGTGTGCGAGTACCTCGGCGTCGAGTGGGAGAGCGGCATGCTCGACTACGGCAACCGCGACCACGGCACGTTCCGCCCCCAGCTCGGCGACTGGAGCAACACCATCAAGTCGGGCCGCATCCAGCCCGCCCGAACAGCCGACCCGACGTCCGAACTCCCCCCGCGCTTGGCGGAGTTGGCAAAGGCGTGGGGCTACCCGACCTAG
- a CDS encoding carbohydrate kinase family protein, giving the protein MDDQRPDVLLTGLLFYDLVLTGLGRPPTPGEEIWTSGMGCGPGGIANLAVAASRFGLSTSLATVFGDDFYGAYLRDVLAGQEGVDLTLSRTADGWHTPVTVSLAHGHDRALVTHGQEPPYSQDVLMGDPPEAITALVHIEAEPHDWLAKAVANGTRIYADVGWDPTQRWSTDLLDQLSLCHAFLPNEAEAMAYTRTDSAVAALGVLSELVPVAVVTRGGDGAVAVDQTTGEYAEVPALDVEVLDATGAGDVFGASFVAASLGGWPLAERLRFAVLAAGLSVRHHGGALAAPGWYGVDQWWRSLTDPDLRQAYGFLADRLPADPGPPVTYAPVTPPARQY; this is encoded by the coding sequence GTGGACGATCAACGGCCCGATGTGCTGCTGACCGGGCTGCTCTTCTACGACCTCGTCCTCACGGGTCTGGGCAGGCCGCCGACGCCGGGCGAGGAGATCTGGACGTCCGGCATGGGCTGCGGCCCGGGCGGGATCGCCAACCTGGCGGTTGCCGCCTCCCGGTTCGGACTGTCGACGTCCCTCGCCACTGTCTTCGGCGACGACTTCTACGGCGCGTACCTCCGTGACGTCCTCGCCGGTCAGGAGGGCGTCGACCTCACGCTCTCCCGTACGGCGGACGGCTGGCACACCCCGGTCACCGTCTCGCTCGCCCACGGTCACGACCGGGCCCTCGTCACCCACGGCCAGGAACCGCCGTACTCCCAGGACGTACTCATGGGCGACCCGCCCGAGGCGATCACCGCCCTCGTGCACATCGAGGCCGAGCCGCACGACTGGCTCGCCAAGGCCGTCGCGAACGGCACCCGGATCTACGCCGACGTCGGCTGGGACCCCACCCAGCGCTGGTCGACCGACCTCCTCGACCAGCTGTCCCTCTGCCATGCCTTCCTCCCCAACGAGGCCGAGGCCATGGCCTACACCCGCACCGACAGCGCGGTCGCGGCCCTGGGCGTCCTGTCCGAACTGGTGCCGGTGGCCGTGGTGACCCGGGGCGGTGACGGCGCGGTCGCCGTCGACCAGACCACGGGCGAGTACGCGGAGGTGCCCGCCCTGGACGTCGAGGTCCTGGACGCCACCGGTGCCGGGGACGTCTTCGGGGCGAGCTTCGTCGCGGCCTCGCTGGGCGGCTGGCCGCTGGCCGAGCGGCTGCGGTTCGCGGTGCTGGCGGCGGGGCTCTCCGTACGGCACCACGGCGGGGCGCTGGCGGCCCCCGGCTGGTACGGCGTCGACCAGTGGTGGCGCTCGCTGACCGACCCCGACCTGCGACAGGCGTACGGCTTCCTGGCCGACCGGCTTCCGGCGGATCCCGGGCCGCCGGTGACGTACGCCCCGGTGACCCCACCCGCGCGGCAGTACTGA
- a CDS encoding ATP-grasp domain-containing protein: MVSRVRVWLNRTYAENVFFMDQLRRNPSDRAVEIHATHGDPDSPVLAAADTADLEPEGLSPAAYVEFALNVCARRSIDVFVPRLHQAAIVAHRAEFEAVGTALLAPPPEAVAVFQDKVIAYEAVQAIGVPVPPWWRVRGADELLAAVEELEAGGHKACFKPASGAGGVGFRVITRAPFSMLHLNGFPTPYVQLDLVLEALRQTEEPVDWLVMPRLEQPEVSVDCLTGRDNVVRLAVGRTKSGRRRGFTLHEQVVEPARRIAEGFGLHYLSNIQFRMFGERPVLMDVNARPAGGLHQLSLCGVNAPWAAVRLALGDDPGVIEPPFLGQDYTVVAAPRPVRAVSVPAQRVEAEAAVLPTAVAESAPVQSAAEVLPL; encoded by the coding sequence ATGGTCTCTCGCGTACGCGTCTGGCTCAACCGCACGTACGCGGAGAACGTGTTCTTCATGGATCAGCTGCGGAGAAATCCCAGCGACCGGGCCGTCGAGATCCATGCCACCCACGGCGACCCCGACTCGCCCGTCCTCGCCGCCGCCGACACAGCCGACCTGGAGCCCGAGGGCCTGTCCCCCGCCGCGTACGTCGAGTTCGCCCTGAACGTGTGCGCCAGGCGTTCGATCGACGTGTTCGTGCCGCGTCTGCACCAGGCGGCGATCGTGGCGCACCGCGCCGAGTTCGAGGCGGTGGGTACGGCGCTGCTGGCGCCGCCGCCGGAGGCCGTGGCCGTCTTCCAGGACAAGGTGATCGCCTACGAGGCGGTGCAGGCGATCGGCGTGCCCGTGCCGCCGTGGTGGCGGGTGCGCGGCGCGGACGAACTCCTGGCGGCCGTCGAGGAGTTGGAGGCGGGCGGGCACAAGGCCTGCTTCAAGCCGGCGTCCGGTGCGGGCGGGGTGGGCTTCCGCGTGATCACGCGCGCCCCTTTCTCGATGCTGCACCTCAACGGGTTCCCGACGCCGTATGTGCAGCTCGACCTGGTGCTCGAGGCGCTGCGGCAGACCGAGGAGCCGGTGGACTGGCTGGTGATGCCGCGGCTGGAGCAGCCGGAGGTGTCCGTCGACTGCCTCACCGGGCGCGACAACGTGGTCCGGCTGGCCGTCGGGCGGACGAAGAGCGGGCGTCGGCGCGGGTTCACGCTGCACGAGCAGGTCGTGGAGCCGGCGCGGCGGATCGCGGAGGGGTTCGGGCTGCACTATCTGTCCAACATCCAGTTCCGGATGTTCGGTGAGCGGCCGGTCCTGATGGATGTCAACGCGCGTCCGGCCGGTGGGTTGCATCAGCTGTCGCTGTGCGGGGTGAACGCGCCGTGGGCTGCGGTGCGGTTGGCGCTCGGCGATGATCCTGGGGTGATCGAGCCGCCGTTTCTCGGACAGGACTACACGGTTGTGGCTGCTCCGCGGCCGGTGCGGGCGGTGTCCGTTCCCGCGCAGCGGGTGGAGGCGGAGGCTGCGGTGTTGCCGACGGCCGTTGCGGAGTCGGCGCCGGTGCAGTCTGCGGCGGAGGTGCTGCCGCTTTAG
- a CDS encoding alpha-L-fucosidase, whose amino-acid sequence MPMQQWFTDAKLGIFVHWGIYAVDGVQESWSFYDDIVPYDRYMSQLDRFTASRYDPRAWAKLFASAGARYAVLTSRHHDGVALWDTAHGDLNVGRDLIAGYADALREQGLKVGLYYSHSDWSHPDYASTRKPGRPPELEDNRYSECPAEDEDLEAWERFLAYRDGQLRELTSRYRPDLMWFDGEWDRSEEQWRIRELAALIRSEVPDVVFNARMLSQGDYATPEQGAPVVPPEGPWELCLTINDSWGHQHHDHHHKSVAQLVRYFTETVGGGGNLLLGVGPREDGTIPVEQAERLEGLGAWIGRHAEAVYGTVRGLPAGHHYGPSTLAPDRRTLYLTLFDAPRAEINVRGLLSRVRRVTVLGAGTELSHHVTGGLHETPGVLWIEPPTQADLDPHATVLAVELDGELELYRGQGRF is encoded by the coding sequence GTGCCCATGCAGCAGTGGTTCACCGACGCCAAGCTGGGGATCTTCGTCCACTGGGGCATCTACGCCGTGGACGGCGTCCAGGAGTCCTGGTCGTTCTACGACGACATCGTGCCGTACGACCGGTACATGTCCCAGCTGGACCGCTTCACGGCGTCCCGCTACGACCCGCGCGCCTGGGCGAAGCTCTTCGCGAGCGCCGGTGCCCGGTACGCCGTACTGACCAGCCGCCACCACGACGGCGTCGCCCTGTGGGACACCGCCCACGGCGACCTGAACGTGGGCCGCGACCTGATCGCCGGATACGCCGACGCCCTGCGCGAGCAGGGCCTCAAGGTCGGCCTCTACTACTCGCACTCCGACTGGAGCCACCCCGACTACGCCTCCACGCGCAAGCCGGGCCGGCCACCGGAGCTGGAGGACAACCGCTACTCGGAATGCCCGGCCGAGGACGAGGACCTGGAGGCCTGGGAGCGCTTCCTCGCCTACCGCGACGGCCAGCTCCGCGAACTCACCTCGCGCTACCGGCCCGACCTGATGTGGTTCGACGGCGAGTGGGACCGCAGCGAGGAGCAGTGGCGCATCCGCGAGCTCGCCGCGCTGATCCGCTCCGAGGTGCCGGACGTCGTCTTCAACGCCCGCATGCTCAGCCAGGGCGACTACGCCACACCCGAACAGGGTGCCCCAGTGGTCCCGCCCGAGGGCCCCTGGGAGCTGTGCCTGACGATCAACGACTCGTGGGGGCACCAGCACCACGACCACCACCACAAGTCGGTCGCCCAGCTGGTCCGCTACTTCACCGAGACCGTCGGCGGCGGTGGCAACCTGCTGCTCGGCGTCGGCCCCCGCGAGGACGGCACCATCCCCGTCGAACAGGCCGAACGGCTGGAGGGGCTCGGCGCCTGGATCGGCAGGCACGCGGAGGCCGTGTACGGCACCGTGCGGGGCCTGCCCGCCGGGCATCACTACGGCCCGAGCACCCTCGCCCCGGACCGCCGCACGCTGTACCTGACCCTCTTCGACGCCCCGCGCGCCGAGATCAACGTGCGCGGCCTGCTCAGCCGGGTGCGTCGGGTGACGGTCCTCGGCGCCGGCACCGAGCTGTCCCACCACGTCACCGGCGGACTCCACGAGACACCGGGCGTGCTCTGGATCGAGCCGCCTACCCAGGCCGACCTCGACCCGCACGCCACCGTGCTCGCCGTCGAACTGGACGGCGAACTGGAGCTGTACCGCGGACAGGGCCGGTTCTGA